CCAACCAGAATTTTAAGTGCAAATAGTGTCTCTCTAGTCTAGTTAGTTAGAATGTCTATTAGGAAACATCCTCGTTTCGGTCCTATTCATCTAGTGGTCAAACCATTTCTTTCAGTGATTGTTTTAGAAATTACAATGATACTTATCTGTTTGatcaatatttttcaaaacgCAAAGTTAATGTTACTCGCAcacttgattttaaatttttatccaaaatcaaatttcaatttcttgaaacGTTAGTCTAATGGCATTGGCTcgtgttttttaaaattcgttCACCAATGCATGCTAATCTTGTTTgagcattttattcaaatgcTTGGCTCGAACATGATGAATCCAATGAGACTGTGGTtgctattaattattttctcatGAATACTCCTCTTCGtctcattttggaaaattttggtaaattttttaaacttccTCCCGATAGTGAGTCAAATGAGAAATGCCCTTACTATCCGGCCTTAAACGTTCGACGCTCGTATGCATCCGAGCTCAATGTCCATGATCACgttttgcattttataatcACATGGATATTGTGTCCTATTTCAaaacacatcatttttttttatctattgaCTACTAGTGGATTGATTGTTTTCATAGCAATAGGCGTTCGGatcttactttaattttatttaatgacattACCGAGCGTATTGGCAAGGAGCTCGCTAGTCAGCTCACTTTACCTTTTGGCACGTActtgttatatatttttgaacGCCTAAACATCCCAACCAATATCGACCCTCCATTGGTCATTAAATATCAACCTATTAGCTTTACTTCCCTTCATCGAGCTGGTTTTAAAATGGAtccttttaccaaaaattgGGTTAAGGATGATCATCCTAATCCTCAAGATGTTGATGATGAAGACCTTGAAGAAGACCATGATGATATTCCTCCTTCCGAGCAGGACCCTCCACTGGCTTCTTCATCCGCTCAACCATCTACTCCAACTCTCTTTGACGACATGTTTGTCACCATCCTTAGTGCTATTACTTCCTTGAGTGAGGAGTTTAGAGGTTTTCGTACTCAAGTAGATGATGTGTTTGATCGAGTTAATAACAATGTTAGTAGTCTAGACTTTAGGATGTCTAGGATGTAGGAAAATATTGCATATCTAATGTCTCAATTCTCTCCTACTCCTCCACCTCAAGAAGACTAggatacatatttttttttctcatgcGTTTTCCTCATTTTCATGGCACATTTTCCTATTTCTATGTCAGaacttaatgtttattttggtatattGTTTGTAGATCCTTGAAAGTTTATTTtggtatatatttatgttagtTCTTTGCTTtccaatttttcaatttcttttattggGCTAACAAAGTCTCTCTCTGTAAGTCTTATTTGttgattttgatataacaaaaggGAAGATAAGAGAAAGGTAAATTATTGGTAtttggtttattattttatgactAATCTTTTAATGCCAACATCATGTGACCAATTTTTTTACTCTCAAATCTTTGTCtccaaatttcataaaaatcaagTCATTGATTGCAATTGAACTTTAAAAGGGAGTAatgaattcaaaacaaatttaccaaaatgttttgttatatcaaaagggAGATTGTTGAACtagttttatttgataaattattttgatataacaaagaaaatgtttcgaataaaatttattttgaacaaagaaattattaagttcaaagcataaaaatcatttcaagACTTCCAAACATCTTACAAAATGTTCTGAACACTTAGTTTGACAAATTTCAAAAACTGTTCTTAAACTCTTGAACTtaattgaaacaattttaaatcaattgaaaaacTACTCCCTATAAGAAGTATCGACATTTtccaaaaagtatcgatacccatATGATTTTATCGATATCATTCTTTTTATCGATACCAAAGTTGCTCTCTAACTTGAaccaaaaattgaacaaaagcaataagtatcgatacttttaaaaatatatagatacctattaaattttattgataccaTATTTTATACCGATATCAGTTTTGTATTATGACTTGATGAGTTTTTCAAACATTCATAAAACGTATCAGTACCCattcaaaaatatcaataccttttATCAGGTATCGATAAATCATCATTGGTATTGTTGGAAACTAACTTTAACGGTCACTGAATCAGACATTAAATGCTATTAGTATCGATACTCAtagaaaaagtatcgatactttttgttaCAAGTGAATTTAATGATCTAGTATTTTTATCCCTAACTGCTCAATATATTTTCTCAACAACCACATTGGTGGAAATaaattagagggtataaatatCAGCTTCTAAATGTCCTACAACAACAAGAAAGCATATTCAAGCAAAAAGATCAATCAAACAACCATTGTGCCAAATATTTTCATGCTTTTCTTTCATACACTTGTAAGCTTCATTGCTATTCTATTAGCTCAAGTGTTTTTCATTGTAATTGAGCTTAATTTGCTAACACtttgatcttgtaaggattatttctttgtttgcttcttTGTATCTCTTTGAAAGGGTTTGTGCCTTAACGTTTGGGTAGAAATTTTAAGGGagtttgtaaggttaaaccttatTCTCAAAGGTTATCAAATTAGTGGGTTTGGGAAAATCTTCagttgtggaaagctaaggtagtagagtaggcaattggggctgAACCCCTCTAAATTCTTGTATTCAATTTTATACCCTTTCTTTAAGCTtacacaaaatttttaaaagtcaatTCGCCCCCCCTCTTGGTAATTTCGATTTGATTATTTGAGCTAACAAAATCGATCATTCTTGACGATTATGTGATTTATTTGCAAGAATCAGATTTTGATATAGGAATCAATAAAAATCCAGTTTCATTTTCACAAGTCATAGATAGTGATGAGCATGATAAATGGTTAAGTGCCATGAAAGATAAGATGAAATATATGGAACAAACAAAGTTTGAAACATTTTTTAATTGCAAAAATGTTCAAAAATGCATTGGATGTAAATGGGTTTTTAAACCAAGCATgtctcaaatgaaaatattgaacGATATAAAACCTGACTTGTTGCGAAATGTGACACACAAAAGGATGGTATTGATTATAAAGAGACATTCTCTCTAGTCTCTAAAAAATATCTTTAAGAATTATTATGGCATTAGTGACTCATTATTATTTAGAGTTGCACCAAATGGATGTGAAAGCAGTCTTTCTAAATGGAGATCTTAAGGAAGAAGATATGGGCCAACCTGAAGGTTTTACAAGTGAAAGAAAAGATCATATGGTGTGTAAACTTAAGAAGTCAATATATGGACTTAAACAtgtttcatgaaaatgatacATCAAGTTTAATGATACCATAaagtcttttgattttcaagaaAACATCGTTGATCGGTGTATATACCAAAAGATCAATAGAAGCAAGTTTATTTTCTtagttcattgatgatattttacttgctgtaaatgattttgatatattgCGTAAGACAAAAGTTTTTCCCTCAAATAACTTTGAAATGAAGGATATGGAAGAGACTTCCTATGTGATAGGAATTGAAATTTTCCATGATAGATCACAAGAATTACTAGGATTGTCTTAGAAAACTAAATCGAAAATGTTCTAGAGAGATTTAATATGCATAATTGTTTAGCATGAATTATTGCTATATGAAAAGGGGACAAATTTAGTCTCATGTAGTGTTTAAAGAATGATATAGAatggaaaaagaataaaatcaattccttatgattatgttgTGAAcagtttgaataaataattacattCTCATCTATAGAAAATCCAATTGGTTGAAAGTGATTAGATATTTGGATTCAGATTTTGCTAAATGTCTTGGCAATAGGATGTGCAATTTTGgctatttatttttacttattgaTGGAGCCATATAATGGAAAGTTCTAAACAATCTATCATTGCATcattttatgatgaaaaatgaatttgtgGCTCATGTCGCAATCACAATTCATGTATTATAGTTGCAGAACTTATTTTAAGACTTGGAGTAGTTAACACCATTACCAAGccattgaaaatttattatgcaataatattttattcaaaaatgtcaaatattttaaatgtgcaaaatatatggaattaagTTGTTTTGTTGTTAAGGAGGAAGTTCAGAAACAAAGAGTGTCCATGAAGCACCTTAGAACTGATTTCATTATTGTAGATCCACTAACTAAAGCCTTACAACCAAAGACATTTAAAGAACATGCACATAGAATGGGTCTTGATTGTATTGATGAATGAAGTTATGATGTTCTGACACTCTGAGCTTAACTATGGTGTTTCTTAAGTAAAATGaatgtatttcatgtttattatgATTGTATacacataatttttttgtttgaaattatttaaaacggaaaaatatttatagttaCTTAAAGACCTATTATATTGAGTTGTAATGTTGTAGTATATAGAAGTATGAGActtaaactatattacaattgcCATAACTCACATTGCAATTCACTATAATATGGTAATGATGATAAGTGCTATTTTTATGCACATTCAATAATTTTGTTCTATTAAAGTTTGTGCTTTTATCCCATTGAGCCAAGtgaaagaatgtaaaattttaagtcaaaCTACTATGGAtccaattaagtaaaaaaataatgtgaCTCAATTAAAAGGTTTTACCTTGAATAGAAGTTAAATTCATTCGATTACTTGATGGACATACCGGTTAAAAGTTAATCATTATAAACTATTAGGGTGACACACACAAAAACACGTTAAAGATTATAGCCTTCATTAATTAGAATTTGTATAATTAAGGAAAAGAtcaagaaaacaaaatcaatttatcaaatGTTCTTCGTATTCTTCTCCATTAAGGTTAACAAACTCAAATTCCGCTAAagataaaatcatattattctaAAAATCCTAAATCATTATTTATGCACTAAAGGATTTTGATTTGCAAAatctaataattcaaattctAGTAGGAAaaccaaattatatttttctctaatataaaactaaatattttatttataattagtgGACAAAATATTAgagaagtaaataaaaattttgataaattttattttgatccgTTATTGCCTATATGAGTTTGGAACATGaatacattcaatttttttctcaagatTTTCATGTATTCAAAGAATCCTAAGGAGATGATGTCCCTACACCATGTCCTAGTATGTTTCAAATGCACATGTGGGACAcgagaatttaaaagaaaaaaaaaggtcgAAATAACATATAGTTtgacatgaaataaatacacCATTTGAGAAAACCTATGAACCCCTAATTCACCCTAATCAATTAACATTTCTCCACTTGTTGGTTGTATTGTTCCTTTAGAGCTTTGCATGTTCAAGCCTTCTCCATGCTTCTTCAGCTCCTGGGACCTAATAAACTCTTCAATTCTTGCCTTCAGTTCGGTGTTCGGAATCAACATCTCCGAGGTAAGATGAGATCGGTTGAATGGATCAGTCTGCAAATCATATCAAATTAGTAACGCACAACATTCCAGGAAATATTATCGTTATATAAGTAGAATCCGTGATGGACTTACACTATCACTTAGAAGATGTCTTTGGATAACAGGTCTGTCTATTGTGATTCTTGAAGATGGTAAGATCACCGGATCCTTCATCAATGTATACTGCAGGAAAGAAAAGAGTATGTTTACGGTCCTTCTTTCCAGTTTTAATGAATTCCAAAACTAAGCAAAATATAGCTGAAATGTAAATAGACATACTTGAATTGGATCGAGGAATTCGTCGGGAATATCTCCAAGGGCAGCTTCAGTGTCCATGGCCTCTGAAGCCGCAGCCTTGGCCTTTGCACCAAGCTCGATAAAATCTTGTATTATCCTCCCATCCTCACCAATTCTTCGAAGAACATCAGCTGCAGCACTAAACAACTGGAGCAAACTCAAGTTTATTAGATTGTGCTTTAAGAACTATCAGGTCTAGTGGGAACACCAATACTTAGTCCAACGAATGGTTAAACACCCATTAAGGTATACCTGTTCATTATAGGATCGACCATCACTGGAGATGGCAGATGGAAATATGTTTTTGGCATCACCCCTTGCCAGATGAACGTATATGCGGACAATCTTCAAATAGAAACAATTCACAGTACATAAAACGTCAGTTAAATTCAAAGCCACTTTCCAAGCAAAATCATTAACTTCTTACTTCCTCCTTGTAAGAGTATATACCAAAATGAAATTTCTACATTTGACCAACCTGCTTGAGCAACTCTTTCGGACGGAATTCATACTTTTCGGGATCTTTCAGAGTGAGTGACTTTCTTTGAGGGCCAACTAATTGcaataaaaagtaatttaacatattcGCCACTCTCTCAACCTGGAAAAAAGgaacaaagaacaaaaacagATCAAGGATTCGAAAGGTGATGGCAAGGTAAACTTTAACAAGTAGAGCTTGTCGGCATAAATTTGAGAAATGATAAGCATTGATGCAGAGGAAAAGATGTTACCATCTCAGGGAGTAGAAAAGGAGCTGTAATCTGCTCAGATGTAAAAGCCAGCATACTAACATCCTCATTTGCCAACTTCATGTCAATCCGTATAATCTGAACATAATCCGtaataaatgtttaattgaagttcaaattttaaacatgaacCATACATACACATCCAAATGGGGGGAAAGGGAATACTGACATTCTCCTGGGAGTGGAACAGTCGAGTTCTCTCTTGCCTCTCCTGAGCGGGCCTGCGTTCCCATTCTGCAGTATTTGACATCTCAGCCTCAAGCTCTTTGAGTTCAAGAATTTTGTTAAGACTTTCATCGAGGAGGTAGATGCTATCGTTAATCAGGAAATTCAAGAAATTCAGATAAACacccttttcttcttccttcgCAATCTGATAGAACATTTCAACAAAATTCAGGAATCAATTGATagttaaactaaaaacaaatcATAGAAAGCTCCCCATGTATTAGCCAGTGAAGAAGACCCTACCTGTTTCCAAGCATTACGGTGACTAGGAACTTGCCAAAGATATTCAAGAAGTTCAGCAATATTATGGCGGATGTTGAACTTATCATAGAACTGTACACAGATATGAAACGATGATAATCGACAATGGAAACTCGAAGAAAttataagattaaaaaataataataataattggtAGCAATTACCTGTGTGTGAGAACCTGTGAATTCAATGTCAACATATAGCTTCAAAAGATTCCGCACGAGATATTCCAAAGACAGTTGATGCACTTCAAATAGTGTCGATGTCGCAGATGAACCActggaaagaaagaaacaaggtAGTGTGTAAACTTACGGAAAATTTCGTGTGAGAAACATGTGACAACAGCATATGTTTTTCTAAAGAGATTGAATAACCTTCTACGCGGCATCCAACAGTTCAAAACTTCAACCATTTTTGCTCTGAGATAGGGGTTCTTGATAAATTGCGGACTTGccataaacataataataaatttcataaaatcatcCTGACAAGCAAAACAcaagaataaattaataaaaccatAACGATATGAATGAACTTGAGGTATGATCAAAAGTACATAGCTATCCAAATCTAAAACCTACCAGTACATATGAATGAACTCCATCAAGAGCTTTCGGAATCCGAGAAGCAAATATTAATAGTTCCATAGCATCTTCCACAAAGTGCTCTGGCATCGAAGCAAATTCCATCGGACATGTAGGTGGCAGAGGCATTTTAAACCCACCAACCAAGCCAACTAACCAAACCACCATTAGTCGATAGAACGAAAGTGCTTGTTGAATAAGTGCCCCATCCTAGTGAATAGAAGAAAGCAACAATTCAAAATGCtaccaaatttataaatttcctTTCCTCAAATACATCAAAAGCAAAGATAATAcgataataaataattagaattataTAAATAGAAAGCCCTCTACTCAAGGTGGAAAAAATGCTAATATGGAATAATAAGACGGAAAACGAAGGGATTGATACATTTCAAAGTTCAGCAGACAAGCAAATCCATATGCATGTGTGCAGAAACCTATGTTATTTGGATTCGGGCATTGTCAAATACAGGTGTGTTTAGTTTTCTTCCAAGCTCTCCATATATTTGGAGGATACTTGGAGAGTAATATCCTCATACCATATGCAAATATGCAACGGACATAGGTATCCAATACAGATACTATAAAGAATTGGAGCAACATTTAATGCGGAAATGCGCAAGGAAGAAGAGATAAGATGTACCCTCAAAATTTGAGCCTCGTAACAGAATTTTTCCTGtgaatacaattcaatttcctTCTCAAGCCTCGATATATCAAGCTCCAGTTGTGGAGAAGGTGCCTGTCCTTGCATGGCTTTTAAGGTGGCAAGTGTGTCTTCACTTCTTGAAATGTCCTGGGTGACGGcatatcaaataaatcaaatcatcaGTAGAAGAAACAAGAATGGAAAAAGCTCGGGAATCAGTAAAGCATTACCTGGACTAGATGCTTAAAGTCCGAAAATGCCTTTAGGAGGCCCAAGTTGAGTACCCTAGCAGTCATAAAGAAGCATTCACAAatgaaaggatatttagctTTTTCACTACTACTTCGGGTTggcttcacatttggggtacTTCCCGAACTAGATGCTTCTTGCAATTGCCGCAAACTATTTTCACCATCATTATTTAGTCCACTCCCGTCAGTTTTCACAGGATTATCTTTATCGATCCATTCAGCCACTTCTTCTGATGTTGCGTGCAGAGCAGTTAACCCCCTAAAAATGGTTCACTATCAATACTTAACAAAAAGAATTCAAAGCATATAACATTTGGAGCAAAACAATCATGATCTCCATTGAAAAAGAAGGGGAGAAAAAGACCATCACCTCAAATCCAAACGGCTACAGTAGAAGACATAGGTTGGATCGATTTTATctctttttgttaaatttgcatCCAAAAATGGCTCTGAAAGTCGGAGCATAACAGCACTGAGATTGACAAACATGCCAGAACTTGCACAAGATATAGGATCCACCTATCATACAGGTCCGCAAAAACGTGTCAAATAGGCTAGAGGGTAGATACATAACCAGACTTACAATTAAGAAACAACTCAAacttttacggaaaatattctTAGGTGGAAAAAACAACGAACAAGTTATTGATGCAACAGTTAAGCTCTTGATGCAATCTAACTTAAACAAGGAATGTCATTTAGGAGGGAAACCTGTATATGGGCCCTTGATGCATTTTTATTGATGACTTCTGCAAGATACTCGAGGACACTGTCACGAGTCTCAGTGTTTTTAAGGAGACAAAGAAGAACTTCAGCCAGACCATCATATAAAGTATTCATGAGAGTCTTTATTGTGGTGAATGAAGATAACAAGTCAGCTGCTCGTCTAGTTGATGCATCTGAGAAGCACTGCTGGCTataattttgagagaaaatttaTTACTAGACAAAGCTAATAGAACAAAAAGTCATAAATGTTGataattacattaaaacaaTTTCAGGCAAGAAAATCTATACTATCAAACAAACACAATGGCATGGATTTTCTATAACAGTTTAAATTTCCAAAGGACCTGTAAAACACACTGATAAAAAGAAGCTTCCAAACAAATAAAGATCAGCATCAAACATCATTATATGGAACACACTCAAGCACTTCATAGAGTCTCTCTCAAATGCAAAAAGTGAAGATTTTCTTACTagtttaaacaataaaaaaataaaatatacacaaTGCTAACCACGAGTCGAATAGTAAATTACATGGATGTATAAACAAGTCGAATTAGTACAAACTATTCAACTTTATTCCAGTGAACAAAAAATATGAAACTCAACAAATGCCAAGTATCAATCCAAATTTAGGAAGGCAGCTCCAATGAGAAAACAGTTACTCAATCTCCCCATTCACTCAAAAAACTTGAGAGGAGCAATCAAGACTGCTACAACAGTAACAGCCAACAAGCAACATAATTAAGAGTTCACCCTCGACAAAGATTCCAATAGTTGACAtcatcaaaacaacaaaaagctGCAATTGACTGCCATTGCTAACCAGCTATCCCACCAGTAGATCATTATTAAGCAACTGCACCAAGAGGCCAGACaaggtaattaaaccattggtTTTGAGATGTCATTCAGTTCAAAAAACTGAACATGTCTTCCCTTATACAAGTATCAACCAATGCACTGGCCTCAATGCTTGCTCAAATGAGAAACCCTGATATAAATGCTTCCTAATACTAACTGGCCTAAGATCAGTTACCCTAGTAAAATGTACTTACTAAACATTTATTTGACACCCAAAGAGTTCAATCATTCAACCCAATGTGCAAAGCAAAAGTGCATTCTACAATGCCAGCTATGTTTCCAACAACTTATATAGAAccagattaaaaataatagtcaTGTATATAAACATAATGAGGTAATACTCGTTCTCAATTAACACAACAAGCTAACGCAAAAATCAACATCCAAACTCACCCAACATCAGGCTGGCTCTTGAAAATGGTATGATCAGGCAGAGCACTAACATGGAAAAAGGGGCCCAAAATGCTAGTCATTTCGATGACACGTCCATTCAAGTAAACTCCTTTAGGAATCCACCATGGATGATTAACCAAGCTTTTAGCACCAACAGGGAACTTAACCAAATACAACAAAGCCCTCAAAGGTTGCTGAAAATTTCCCAAAGCTGAAACTTTCAAAACACTCCCTCTTAAATCCTCATACAAACCTTTTAAGATAGGGTCCAAAGTATCAAAATCTGAATCCTTAAAGAAGTCTTCCAAAAACCCAGGTGGACAATCCACCCGACTTCCAAAATCATTCCCTCCAAACCCATCAAGCATTACTCCACTTGAAACTTCAGCAAAAACTAAGGGAAACAAAGGGGAACTGGAAGACAAAGAAGAACCGGCTTTGGGGTTACTATCTTTTAAATTCCCATTAGAAAACAAATCAGGATTTCCCAGATGAATCCTAGCATATGAAACAGCCAACTTCTTAGCCTGTTTAGCAGCAGATTCCATCCCAGAACGCAGCGTCTTGTCTTTCATGTTGGAAATCTTCTTGATTTCTTCATGAGCTCGCTTATAACAaccaatgagataattaaaagGGGGTTCTGAATTAGGGAATTCACCAGACAGACGATCAATTAAAACCCTTTCCATTAGATCACGTGAAAGTAAAAGACTTTTGCCTTCACTTAAGATCTCAGCTGCGGTCATCTCTAGGTAAACAACCCTTGGAtcagaagaagatgatgatgggTTCTCTGGGTTCTCTTTAAGGGTTACAAGGAAGATCTTCCTTAGGATCATATCTTCTATTTCTTCTGGGGTTCTTTGGGGTTTTTGCGTAGCCATAGTTTCGAAGACAAAAAAGGGAATAAAAACTTGGTTTTTTCCCTCCTTTATTTTCCTGAGAAACAAATAGGGTTCTCTTTATATTCCGGAGAGAGAAGAATAATTAGGCTTTGAAGAAAACTATGGAGGAAAACAGATAACTGAAGATTGAGAAATAGGTTTCATGAAGATTGTAGGAAAGGCTGATTGAGTTGGTCTTGAACTTGGTTCTGTTTTTCTCCAAGTCTTTGTGGCCGTTGATTAGCTTGTTGATTCACTATGATACTGCCACGTTCAACTTCGTTGTTTCTTTGGAATCTCGTAAACTctcctctttctttcttttatcgCAAGTATACTGACAAATATTTTCAGACTTTTTTTTActaccaaaattaatttaatatctacttgaattttaatttgtattttattatttggaaACAAAGCTaaggataatattttattattaaaatattaatattttgtactattatttcaaaaaattatcaaaatattaatatatttttaataaaatattaagaattacttaaattttaatttattattaaaattaaaataaattaaatttatatttgaagcTAGTGTTTGAAGTAGTGTTTGGGACTAAGGTCAActacttttaaaattgagaatGAACAAGGTAAAAAGTAAATGTTCACAAAGTTCAATTTTTCTAAATCTGCAAGGCATTGTCTAGAAAAATAATCTACATACAAGTGATTACAACTTCTGACACTCACCAAATTAAACTCCTCACTTTTGTACCAAATATCTAAATAACTCTCTTCTAAGTTTTTCCCATACAAACTTATGGCAAATAACCAAGTAACTCATTTGATTTTGTACTTAACGAACTCACGAGAAATGTTCCTCCATGAACAATAATAAGTGTTCTCATATCAGTATAACTACAAGTCTCCTCAATTTATAAAGAAGTGAGACTTGctaatatattatatcaattacaACCAATCTTCCACTAAAACTAGCAAGACAACAAGCacaaaaaatatctctaatGTGCTTGGGATGAATCTTGAATCTCCAATATATGCTTCCAAGTTTTACCCGATTCCAATCCCACCAAACTTGGGAAGTTGATTGTGTTTATCCAATCCAAACCAATCTTTAGGATATGTTGTTATAACCAACTTGGATATCATAAATGTGCTTATAGACATCCAAAGTACCGAAAAGATTCAAAgccaaataatttttattgtcaaaatttgtcaacttaAACATGACAAGTTTCTGAGCTGAGCAATACTATGAACCAGTAGAAACTGCTCAAAAATTACCTCAACAATCTCTCATTTTGgcaattttttgaacaaaaccataaaatgaaaacatattcAACAAGAGATATAAATGCTCGCCTAAGTAACTTCCCCTTAATTAATCATACTTAACTACGGGCATAATcaaacaaattaatcattaatatcATAAAAGAGGATGATCAAAATACtagaaattatatataagtGAGCATAATAGAAAAAGGATTCAAAAATATAACAACCAACCTATATAAAATTGAGTTCAAAGTTCCAACACTACATCttcaaaaagaattgaaaattgaaaatcattAAAGAAATAACAGTTCCTACTCCCTCTGTTTGTTCAATAAGTTTGCCAAAGTGTTGTTAGAGTTGCTTGGCTAGCAGATGTACGTTGGCTTGAAGTTGTGGAATGATGCGTTCGTGAGAGGCAATTTCAACATCCAAATGTTGTAGCATCCTTTGTTCAATGGTCGACAGTTGCCCAAGAGTATCAATTTCAGTGCCAACTGGTATAAGCCGTGCATCCACAGGTTGAGCTTCAAGATTAGCCTTAGAATGCTTCCCTTCAAGCCACTTGTAAGAAAACTTTAAT
The window above is part of the Gossypium raimondii isolate GPD5lz chromosome 9, ASM2569854v1, whole genome shotgun sequence genome. Proteins encoded here:
- the LOC105798147 gene encoding probable ubiquitin conjugation factor E4, with protein sequence MATQKPQRTPEEIEDMILRKIFLVTLKENPENPSSSSSDPRVVYLEMTAAEILSEGKSLLLSRDLMERVLIDRLSGEFPNSEPPFNYLIGCYKRAHEEIKKISNMKDKTLRSGMESAAKQAKKLAVSYARIHLGNPDLFSNGNLKDSNPKAGSSLSSSSPLFPLVFAEVSSGVMLDGFGGNDFGSRVDCPPGFLEDFFKDSDFDTLDPILKGLYEDLRGSVLKVSALGNFQQPLRALLYLVKFPVGAKSLVNHPWWIPKGVYLNGRVIEMTSILGPFFHVSALPDHTIFKSQPDVGQQCFSDASTRRAADLLSSFTTIKTLMNTLYDGLAEVLLCLLKNTETRDSVLEYLAEVINKNASRAHIQVDPISCASSGMFVNLSAVMLRLSEPFLDANLTKRDKIDPTYVFYCSRLDLRGLTALHATSEEVAEWIDKDNPVKTDGSGLNNDGENSLRQLQEASSSGSTPNVKPTRSSSEKAKYPFICECFFMTARVLNLGLLKAFSDFKHLVQDISRSEDTLATLKAMQGQAPSPQLELDISRLEKEIELYSQEKFCYEAQILRDGALIQQALSFYRLMVVWLVGLVGGFKMPLPPTCPMEFASMPEHFVEDAMELLIFASRIPKALDGVHSYVLDDFMKFIIMFMASPQFIKNPYLRAKMVEVLNCWMPRRSGSSATSTLFEVHQLSLEYLVRNLLKLYVDIEFTGSHTQFYDKFNIRHNIAELLEYLWQVPSHRNAWKQIAKEEEKGVYLNFLNFLINDSIYLLDESLNKILELKELEAEMSNTAEWERRPAQERQERTRLFHSQENIIRIDMKLANEDVSMLAFTSEQITAPFLLPEMVERVANMLNYFLLQLVGPQRKSLTLKDPEKYEFRPKELLKQIVRIYVHLARGDAKNIFPSAISSDGRSYNEQLFSAAADVLRRIGEDGRIIQDFIELGAKAKAAASEAMDTEAALGDIPDEFLDPIQYTLMKDPVILPSSRITIDRPVIQRHLLSDSTDPFNRSHLTSEMLIPNTELKARIEEFIRSQELKKHGEGLNMQSSKGTIQPTSGEMLID